Genomic segment of Aquarana catesbeiana isolate 2022-GZ linkage group LG02, ASM4218655v1, whole genome shotgun sequence:
cctgttttaaacatgtaaacacctaaaatccaaaacgaggctggtccttaagtggttaacacaagACAAATAAAACTGTGAACTGGCTAAATTAATCTGCCTCTCCTAAACAGGTTTGGGGGATGGGcttttgtaaaaacaaaaacagggGAAAGAAGGTCCCAAGGagccttagggcccattcacactaggaactgcattGGAATTGCACATGGAGTTCTGTACAGTTCGATTTCAGCACATTCATTTTGAAGATCGCATTGCACTGCACcaaagtaatgcatgcactactttttgaaactcactgcaactggattgcatggtacttttgtaccatgtgatcagttgcgGGCAAATTttgcactgacacctgctgcacatcgcaagggcagtgcgattGGAATGCAATGCGGTAAACCACACAGGAACGCaggtttcccgcactgcattctagtgtgaactggctcttataGTGCAGTAAGTttgtttattaaaggggttgtaagggttcttttttttctttctttcaataacaaacatgttatacttacctcctctgtgcaagaattttgcacagagcggcccgatcctccttttctggggtcccctagcggcgctcctggctccttctcttctcgagtgcccccacggagagacactttccatggggggcactcgtgcaggcgtgctcccaagtcctgctgctgtgtccattgacacagacagcaggactcggtcccgcccccccagcaccgtgtcactggatttgattgataacagcaggagccaatgctcctgctgctatcaatctatccaatgaggacctgagacagcagctggagctgctgtgctcgtccctgccgctggaaagaccgggctcaggtaagtaaaaggggggctctgggggggggctgctgtactactgaaggtttttcaccttaatgcacagaaagcgttaaggtgaaaaaccttgagggtttacaatccctttaaaattATTGAAAACAAGTATTATGCACTCACAAGTGTGAGTCAGTGGCTGACAAAGGGAGAAGAGTGTCTCCTAAAACATGTACCAGCATCCTTTGTGGCTCACGGTAATTCACAGTGGCAGGGAATCCTCCCAGAAGATGGCAATCCACAGCGTTGCTGCATTCCCGATCCCAGTGGCTTTACGGCAGCAGCGGCTTTTATCCCTGAGCTCTACCCAGCCAACCCATCCATACCCTGGACTGTTAATTCCTGTGATAAGCCCTTATTATAACTCACACTCGTGAGTGCATAATACTTGTTTTTAATCCTTATTTTAATAAACAAACTTACTGCACTATAAGGGTCCTTGGTGTTTTCTCTCCTATTTTTAAGAAAGAAAACCAGTTCACCTGCTTCATCTAAGGACCagttttttgattgaaaatgtatactttatttttcaagaaaatatacaaaaaacaaatacttaaacagggtacattctaatctgtactgcgacgcagcgcataaatacactacgtaacaatacattgccaagcatacaaataaattacattcatcctgcagtatgatgcctaatgtgttgtgcagagtaataataccccgaaacatcacatcatgcatgacgccgcattaccctgaaagcagtacttcaaaaccatttcacaaaaagtccagtcatacagtcaaataacattcaaatgggcaacgggtgtgatggggggggtggagaaggtggggtaggggagggaataaagagttcacaggcccgaagctttatttgaactgccaatggatacacgggtgggagggggaaatcttcagacctcctcttcctccttgaggtccatcaagtgatagtctctgagcagactgtgaaccagtctgcggcagtcctcgatggacatcctctcccgctggtggatgaggcgctttctggcgcaccataaagcgtccttaaagcaacacagcacccgccaggcaccgtcaatgtcctcctgtgaatgagttccacagaagagtccgttcaacacaccaaagtgtgtgattgcagtctgtggtacaaagtctttgagttcaggttccaaggccctcaacaggtcctgagcaaagggacactcccagaaaacatgcagagcagtttcctcctggatgatgcaaaaggggcagtgcctgtatctgcacaggtttctggcatgcatgaatgtcctgagtggcaaccccccttggattgccatccatgccagatctttgtgcctgttggtgagtctctttgaagaaacattcctccagaccactttacaagtggctgaagggaggcctggaacagtctcaacaatgtccgatgctctgatcagcttgtggatagtttttggcttccacaagtcgggcttcactccatgtagccccagctccttaataaacttgaaggtgtccaagtagtaccaaggggtgtcccagttgtaggggatggagctgtcccatttgtcccatccaagggtcctccaaagaggcaggaggaaaaaacgggacatggagttaccgccagattccacagttctgtcaaccaatgtcctgcggatgcagttacaagcaaagcacgcCCTCAGTAAGGTAgtgatgtcgggcacgcccttaccgcccttgaggggttccttgaacataaccgcccgcttcactctgtccattttggagctccagatgaagtgaaacaccgccctggtgatggccttacaggtgttaacccgagggggccaggcctgggcgaggtactgaaacacagggaggatctcgctgtggagtaccagtgttttgccttcgatggtgagttttttgaggctccaaagtccaaacttctgtcgcatctttgacagtctttcctcccaggacttcagggctgcgccctcagctccaaaccagaccccaaggattttgatgaagtccgtcttgacgctgaaaggaattggtgcagaagaaggcaggaaccactttccgaagagcatgacttctgacttcccacagttgacctttgcccctgaagcttggccgaagtcctcacaggtctgggcgagtgtgtcgatggagcgccgatcagcacagaacaccgtcacgtcgtccatgtagagtgagcacttgacctcccgtctgtccggtcctggtgcggtgatccctctgatctctgggttccgtctgatgcttcgggcgaagagctctatacaacaaacaaaaagcagaggtgagagagggcagccttgtctgaccccagacaagattggaaaggggtcagttttccagccattaaccagcaccaaactagaaatgtcagtgtacatcacattcacatacgaacaaattatttccccaagaccaaacctgcgcagagctctgcacataaactcatgggagacacggtcaaaggccttctcctggtcaagactgaccagggccgcgtgcacacggcggccatgaatgtactggaccttgtcccggacaagcgcaaggctgtccgcaatcctgcgaccaggaatgccgcaagtctgatccgggtggatgatctgtccgatgacagacttcagcctgttggcgaggattttgtagtccacgttcagaagagagattggacgccaatttttaagatccgatctctcccccttccgcttatacaaaatcgtgatcattccctccctcagtgacggaggcattctgccctccaccaccatctcctcgtacagctcaagcaggtccgggcccacgagatcccacagtgctacatagagctcaactgggagaccatcgcagcccggggtcttgcctcgcctaaaggatttagcggcagagtgcagctcctccaacaccaagggggcgttgacggttgatgaacctgcaggatcaatttggttagagatacctgacaggaacctgtcggctgcctgtgtgtccgtttctttcggggagtagaggttggtgtagtagtcgctgaccacttgcatcacagccttcttccccttctggagtgttccggtctcgtcgcgcaactctgacaagggtgtgtgtcctgagtgaagtttcctgaaaaagaaagaattacactatcatctaaggaccagtaagctatatcattttacatttatttttggggTTTAATTACACTTTAGCAACTCTCTACAAATATCCCAGCCATGGGCCATCTATCTAGTCACTTTGTGTGATCATCGCGGACATGAAAAAGACAGGAGGTGAAAAAGATAGCTCTTTTTTTCTTGTTAAATTctgtttattgaaaattttcaatgTTACAGACAAAGTAacagtacaaaataaataaaaagagtaaaaataaaacaaaatgatagccttttccaATCTAATAATAAACAATAGCTGCCATATGGCAAGAATATACAGCACAATAGGAAATAGACCCGTGAACAATAAAGTGCAATACCTCAAGAATAAGACACCATTGCATAGCCTGCCCTCCCCAACCTATCTGTGGTTGAGGACGTAAGAAAGGCAACAGTTACAAACACTTTTACAGGGAACACCATACATCATGTAAGGGTACGCAGACCCCACTAACAACCCAGCATCCTAATGAACAGAGACACAAGAGCAAGTAGGAGGAACTATACAATGCTATTTCCAGGAATTACTAAACATGCTATCGCTCAATCTGAGATAGTAGAAGTGGAGGAGAGCCATCCACCCCACACGTCATCAAATTTACGAAATTTTTGGAGTAGGTGGCCTTATACAAGGAGATAGATTTATTCACCAGTGACTTCCAGACTGCTAAAGTCAGTGCTGACATTTTCTTCCAAGACAAGACAATCAGTTTCCTGGCATAGAACAATAGCAGTATGAGAAAGGTTTGTATCACTTTTCTAGAGGCTAGAGAATCTACCAGACTCAAAATACATACTTCAACTGAAAAGAGAATGGTAGTAACGGAGGTGATACAAGTCAGAACCTCCCGCCAGTACTGTTGGATATCAGGGCATTCCCAAAATAAGTGCATAAAATTAGCATAGGGCGCAGACTAGCGCCACCAAGAGGAGGATTGAGTCCTACATATTCTGGCTAATCTGGCTGGAGTAAAATATATCGTATATAGGAATTTATAATGTATTAAGTGGTCTCTGACAGACACTAAATGAGTAAAGGGAACCTCCCAGATATCATCCCAGTCATCTAACCCTGGAGCAGCAGCGTCCCAAACAGATGCGCACACCCTTGGTTAGTGGTTTCCGGAAATAAGCTTTTatacattttagatttttttattcttattttcagcATTTTCAGAAAATTCCAAACATTAACTTGAAACTTATACAATGCAATTTATCTTATTAGTTCCCGTCTTCTCCCCTCTGATAGCAAAGTAGGGGGGGGAGGGCGGGaacaacacaaaaagaaaaaaaaaaacatagaagaacaaacaaagaaaaaaaaaataatccaaggaaagagaaagaaggggaGGTTAGGGGAGAACCTACAACAAATATAGATATAAAACTGTCGGGAGGGTACAAAGATAATAAGATTAATCAATACtaattaaccacttggcgaccgtgTCCCGTACATTTGctgtggcacaatggcaccgccACGCGAAATCCCGTATCTGTACGGGGTGCACTCTCGGCACCATTGGGCGCCCACGCTCGCTACTATCGGATTCGTACTAGAACCGATCAATCTTCagatccaggccaatgatttatggcctggacctgctgatcggttctggcgaattaaatcctgtgtttatacttacaggcaggggaagtgatgtcatctcccctcgtggaatccttttagttccagagagaggagatagaacatctcacagtaagttgcaccaacactacactaacaccagtacatgtaGCCCCCCCGTTAAACCCTTCACtctctgtcacagtgtcacccagtgcagtgttcatgttTTTCTTTaatctcctgtcctgaccaacctggtctctgcatcggtgaatgtttcgaacgctaccatacactagtggagtattagtgtagggtacagcactgcacagactaggacacacttacacagggtctccaaagatgcaatcgcatttttagagacccaaacctggaactgttacagttacaaataaaagtgtgaaaaaaaaaaaaaagttgaaaaaaccccccaaaaaacaaaacaaaaatagttgtcattttattctttctctattctctccctattgttctctctctattgttctgctctgttttactgtatttttcaactgcaatgttttattgttactatgttttatcatgtttgcttttcaggtatgtaattcttttatagtGTAACAAGAAATTCTGCGCTACCTAAACACAATAGCAGCTAACATAGCAAATTGGATAAATGCAATAAGATGgatacaaatagtgtagcgcttatATAGAAAACGTGAGTAGACACACAAGTAAGACACGAGGGTGCTGAACCCCAATGCtcatgaatgaaaaataaaaaacaaaaaatatataaaaaattttgacTAGTgatgactaaaaaaagaaaagttccaGTGAAAAGGGACTCAAACTAGGTCAGATTTGCATGAGATAGAGTCCAAAAACTTCTTAGGAAAACACGGTGAGCAGGGTGTATACTTGAAGTGAAATGTACCACCACCAAACACTAGGAGGCTTACCGGAGCATTTGAACCTACAAGAGAATATGCTCTGTGGGTCAAACGGGCTGGTGTTGTGTAAACAACTGTGAAGGCTGGACGCCAGAAACCTGGGATGACTCCAACAGCAAAACACGGCTCTCCTCAGGATGGTGAAATGGCTGTGTAGATATGTCTCGTAGGAAGTAGTAACCAGATGTACGTAGATACAGTGGATGGATTAGAATGAGGAGAACAGAAATGGcaacatagcgtaattccgtttggATACACAATAAAATTTAATGAAGTATGAAAACTTACATTTAGCAGGTTAAAACAGCGCTTTTTCTAAAAACAAACGGCAGCAGTGGAGTCCTttccgatgcgtttcgtctccttggacatcgtctgggggggtgtaattcttttatactttactgtttactgtgttttattgttaaccattattttattttcaggtacgccattcagctgcagcactgatttatttatcttgacagcaaccgtgtttgctctcacgatacataaatcagcgctgtaggaggtgatttcaccactacagttaaaaaaaaaagagcatatatgccgaagcatgggggcaggggtggagcgGCGATTTGTctctaacattaggggcagattgcccccatgcttcggcatatattttttactcttttttttggcacagattgttcttgttttattgagttaatgttttattgttaccattgtttgctttcaggtatgcaattcagctgcaacactgatttattaatcttgacagcaacagcgttttctctcacgatacgtaaatcagcaactccagctctgtaggaggtgatttcaccaccacagcacAAAAAAAtggtgtatgcccatcattagaagtgggtggatgcagggcggtattctaatggtgggcatacccaccgttcaatctcttttttcatgcagcccacaggctgcatgaaaaaaaagagcattacaatatatgcccaacaaggaccagcaacgtactggtatattgctggactttgagtggttataccagaatcatgcctgcaggtttaggtatcatcttggtattgttcttttcagccagcagtcagctttcacgtaaaagcaatactagaggctaattagttgctagactgcttttacaagcagtgggagggaacgcccccccgccatcttccatggttttcttgggctttcctgtcccaccggggaacctaagaatgcagctggtggttccgccagctgaccatagagctgatcgaagaccagaacagctccattatctcgcgccattgggaaattgggaaagcatcttatcagaccgatcttgctgtggtcagatagtttgagggcagaggagagatctagagtctaatagaccccaatttaaaaaaaaaaaaagagtacctgtcactacctattgctatcataggggatatttacattccctgtgataacaataaaaatgataaaaaataaaataaaatgaaaagaacagcataaaataaataaaaaagcaaaataaatcataaaaaagcaCCCCAGCCCCCCTGTGATTGCGCGCAatgtctcgtgtcatatgtaaacaattgcaccatgcaaatgaggtatcactgcgaatgtcagatcgagggggCAGTAATTttaccagtagacctcctctgtaaatctaaagtggta
This window contains:
- the LOC141128910 gene encoding uncharacterized protein; amino-acid sequence: MQVVSDYYTNLYSPKETDTQAADRFLSELFARSIRRNPEIRGITAPGPDRREVKCSLYMDDVTVFCADRRSIDTLAQTCEDFGQASGAKVNCGKSEVMLFGKWFLPSSAPIPFSVKTDFIKILGVWFGAEGAALKSWEERLSKMRQKFGLWSLKKLTIEGKTLVLHSEILPVFQYLAQAWPPRVNTCKAITRAVFHFIWSSKMDRVKRAVMFKEPLKGGKGVPDITTLLRACFACNCIRRTLVDRTVESGGNSMSRFFLLPLWRTLGWDKWDSSIPYNWDTPWYYLDTFKFIKELGLHGVKPDLWKPKTIHKLIRASDIVETVPGLPSATCKVVWRNVSSKRLTNRHKDLAWMAIQGGLPLRTFMHARNLCRYRHCPFCIIQEETALHVFWECPFAQDLLRALEPELKDFVPQTAITHFGVLNGLFCGTHSQEDIDGAWRVLCCFKDALWCARKRLIHQRERMSIEDCRRLVHSLLRDYHLMDLKEEEEV